The Alphaproteobacteria bacterium genome segment CGAAAATGGGCGGCTACAGGCTCGCGGTTGCCTTTTCGGCCGACAAGTCCCTGTGGTCGGAAGCACACAGACCGTGATCGGCCAGCACCTCGATGACACGGCATTCAGCGATCTTGCCGCCATGGCACTGAACAATCATGCGCTTAAGTTCACGCTTGAGCGCCTGTAAGCGCTTTATGCGGCTTTCTACCTGGTGAAGTTGGCGTCGGGCAATGCCGTCAGCCGCCTCGCAGGATCGGTCAGGGTCGTCGGCCAAATTGAGAAGCTCGCGGATCACCTCCAACGAGAAGCCAAGTTCACGGCTATGGCGGATGAAAGACAACCGATCTAAATGCGGCGTGCCGTAACGGCGCTGATTGCCTTCGGTGCGCATCGGTTCTGGCATTAGGCCGACCTGCTCGTAGTAGCGAATTGTCTGCACTTTGCAGCTCGTCCGTCCCGCCAGCTGGCCGATGGTGAATTCACGTTGCGCCACAATGTACCCCTTGAACCTACAGTGACTGTAGGTCTTATCCTGTCATCAACAGATTACGGAGTCCACGGTCGGAGCATTCCATGGCGCATTCGCATACCCACGAAGTCTCTTCCGAGCACGCCCATGGCGAAGCGGCGTCTTGCGGGCCGAGCGAAATTGATCCTCCGGAGATTTCGTTCCGCGACGCTCGCGCCTTCAAGGTACGGGGCATGGATTGTGCGGAAGAGATATCGGTACTGAAAGGGGCAGTTGGACCCATCGTCGGCGGAACGGAGCGACTAGCCTTTGACGTGTTGAATGGCCGCATGACCGTGGCCCATGCTGCCGAAGACGTTGACGATGACGCGATCGTCAAGGCCGTCGGGGCGACCGGCATGAGCGCGGTCCGTTGGGAGGCACATGCCGACCGGGGCAAGACCGATCACCATCGCCGCCATCAGGTTCTATTCGCGGCGGCCAGCGGCACCTGCATCCTCATCGGCCTTGTCGTTCACGTGATCCTCGCCGGAGGATTCGCGGAAGCCTGGCGGCTTCTTGGGAGTCATGCGGGCCAGCCGATGCCCTGGCCAGAGATTGCGGCGTATCTCGCGGCGGCCGTGCTTGGCGGCCGCTTCGTCGTCATCAAGGCTTGGTACGCGGCGCGCAAC includes the following:
- a CDS encoding helix-turn-helix domain-containing protein — encoded protein: MAQREFTIGQLAGRTSCKVQTIRYYEQVGLMPEPMRTEGNQRRYGTPHLDRLSFIRHSRELGFSLEVIRELLNLADDPDRSCEAADGIARRQLHQVESRIKRLQALKRELKRMIVQCHGGKIAECRVIEVLADHGLCASDHRDLSAEKATASL